In a single window of the Candidatus Omnitrophota bacterium genome:
- the rpoZ gene encoding DNA-directed RNA polymerase subunit omega, with product MQAAPIDKLYDKAGSTYKLVIMASRRAVELNEGAGKLVDATPDMKPGAIALKEILEGKISFKIKEEK from the coding sequence ATGCAGGCAGCACCCATAGATAAGTTATACGACAAGGCAGGCAGTACCTATAAGCTGGTGATAATGGCATCCCGCCGGGCGGTGGAGCTTAACGAAGGGGCGGGCAAGCTCGTCGACGCGACACCGGACATGAAGCCGGGGGCGATCGCCCTGAAAGAGATACTCGAAGGGAAGATCTCGTTCAAGATCAAAGAGGAGAAATGA
- a CDS encoding flavoprotein, with product MTARPKSVILGVTGGIAAYRACEIITMLRRDAVDVTVLLTREAKEFIAPLTLQTLSGNKVISDMFELPDEWNPVHTSLADKADLVIIAPASANILGKMAHGICDDIITCTVLATKAPVLIAPAMNEKMYKHKAVRENIERLKSFGYNFVGPIKGRLACGHEDIGHIADTKEIVREAKRFLR from the coding sequence ATGACCGCACGTCCGAAGTCGGTGATCCTGGGGGTAACGGGGGGCATAGCCGCTTACAGGGCATGCGAGATCATCACCATGTTGAGAAGGGATGCCGTCGACGTCACCGTCCTCCTTACGCGGGAGGCGAAAGAGTTCATAGCTCCGCTTACGCTCCAGACGCTATCCGGCAATAAGGTCATATCCGATATGTTCGAGCTGCCCGATGAATGGAACCCCGTACATACGTCCCTGGCGGATAAGGCAGACCTTGTCATCATAGCTCCGGCGAGCGCAAATATACTGGGCAAGATGGCCCACGGGATATGCGACGACATCATCACGTGCACCGTACTGGCTACGAAGGCACCCGTCCTGATAGCCCCTGCCATGAACGAGAAGATGTATAAGCATAAAGCCGTCCGGGAAAATATAGAGCGGCTCAAATCCTTCGGTTACAACTTCGTAGGGCCGATCAAAGGGCGCCTCGCCTGCGGGCACGAAGATATAGGCCACATCGCCGATACAAAAGAGATCGTAAGGGAAGCGAAACGGTTTCTACGGTGA
- a CDS encoding phosphopantothenoylcysteine decarboxylase, producing the protein MNPASSKRPKYIVVTAGPTREKIDPVRFISNYSTGTFGYEIAGEARRRGHRVTLVSGPACLKRPAGVRRIMVESATEMRSALSGEFKKADCVIMAAAVSDWRPLSSRSRKMKRATGRKIVLEMAENPDILAGLGRKKGNKVLVGFALETEHMYTNALKKLREKNLDLIVANRCSKGGTAFGPGKTDIAIIDRRGGRTSARGRSKRELAKIILDKVLDRTYSGKL; encoded by the coding sequence GTGAACCCCGCATCCAGCAAAAGACCCAAATATATAGTGGTGACGGCCGGACCGACCCGGGAGAAGATAGACCCGGTCCGTTTCATATCCAACTACTCGACGGGGACGTTCGGGTACGAGATCGCCGGGGAGGCGCGCCGCAGGGGCCATCGCGTAACGCTCGTGAGCGGGCCTGCATGCCTCAAGAGGCCGGCAGGCGTCAGGCGGATCATGGTCGAGAGCGCGACGGAGATGCGTTCTGCGCTCTCGGGGGAGTTCAAAAAGGCCGACTGCGTGATAATGGCGGCGGCCGTATCCGATTGGAGGCCGCTGTCGAGCCGGTCGAGAAAGATGAAGAGGGCCACCGGCAGGAAGATCGTGCTAGAGATGGCCGAGAACCCGGACATACTTGCAGGGCTCGGCCGTAAAAAAGGGAATAAGGTGCTGGTAGGGTTTGCCCTGGAGACCGAGCATATGTATACAAATGCCCTGAAGAAATTAAGAGAGAAGAATCTCGACCTTATAGTCGCGAACAGGTGTTCAAAGGGCGGCACGGCTTTCGGTCCCGGGAAGACGGATATAGCGATCATCGACAGGCGGGGAGGCCGGACCTCTGCGCGCGGGAGATCGAAGCGCGAACTCGCCAAAATTATTCTTGACAAGGTTCTTGACCGCACGTATAGTGGCAAATTATGA
- a CDS encoding type II secretion system protein encodes MRMMKSSRGFTIIEVVVVVAVFLAIISILGPFVRMVKDRASAIQCENNLRRLSIALHTYASEHEDAFPPDLGALYPDYVGDQKVFDCAASGSFGTPEKPDYSYAPGLTESSLLKTPIVEDAAGNHGRKGKNILRVDGSVEWAGRRF; translated from the coding sequence ATGAGGATGATGAAAAGTTCGCGGGGTTTCACTATAATAGAGGTGGTAGTCGTCGTCGCGGTATTCCTTGCGATCATCTCGATATTGGGACCGTTTGTGCGCATGGTCAAAGACCGGGCCAGCGCGATACAATGCGAAAATAATCTGAGGCGCCTCAGCATCGCGCTGCATACGTACGCCTCCGAACACGAAGATGCGTTCCCGCCGGATCTCGGGGCGCTCTACCCGGATTACGTCGGGGACCAGAAGGTATTCGACTGCGCGGCGAGCGGCTCTTTCGGCACACCCGAAAAGCCCGACTATTCGTACGCCCCCGGCCTGACGGAATCGTCGCTTCTCAAGACGCCGATCGTCGAGGACGCCGCCGGTAACCACGGCAGGAAAGGGAAGAATATCCTCAGGGTGGACGGTTCCGTAGAGTGGGCGGGTAGAAGATTTTAA